In Asterias rubens chromosome 10, eAstRub1.3, whole genome shotgun sequence, the following proteins share a genomic window:
- the LOC117295602 gene encoding uncharacterized protein LOC117295602 codes for MDEHKSFLKRLCRLCGGRCLSSLDTKAGKCAKSCAKYRDKILSTFQVDVSHDEESTHPPHMCHSCYTCLFLLPRKAAPAWPPHPRTGVCTVCTNSVHQHLTAGRKKKQKRTGVGRPRITPAYVEHFSSLPPSPTVSRDKISNFEPLSSTALIECKICTQLLDNALETPCMHLFCSGCLTAHYKSFREPSAPCPVCQVPVHFESITAPRGYFADLFFSTAMKCTACKVHVTVGEISTHVCSVNPPTVSIADKIVQPSTTQSEVTQMLLRPLTAPLTPQMEALGAHILKTKLAQSADGLTTQYSTGGLPLMTLCVPTPRKSSEVASSKTIRRRSEILDKTRNLLSKGATKEQHKDELKLCHLRKDLQGMLRDLKINTIRIPNMQLLAAKAHLGVSWKRTRKLKRWLREYNILTEGENAMRHQQRDVVADNIIAENLPFSFPDDVNGGVTIKPAPCVAVKSLVAKVRQQLDAYQKNNELTWHEGNIPQTEVWVKIGGDKGGGTFKQMFQIANVGRPNALRHTVVACAFAAGDTSNNLKIGLLRFCQQVAELQSCTWKSHNIRLFMFGDYEYLCRVYGITGASGRHCCLYCDITKEDMRQPREERTPSRQRTLQTLDDDLRRFNDDGSNLSKAKLFNNVIREPMFRIPLTQVCPPGLHISLGLYLKHFNSFEGACHDLDMQVAAVLALQDEHRTEEDNPALGSCFKSVVSVLKRARQLDLQAEALDEEFRQKEEDLADTIMSSVEGSADLQAYITETTALRKQQQHLLAEAKDLREKAALKPGQGPLAGQLDIVLQDFRVQRQAYHGKSFVGNHVHKCCKEENIKLLTDAVVNKTRDLCPSLVGEARTVAAKYAKLFQLFGTCHRTFNTSSVLDGPAVDALSQDIKNYLAYFRATFPSESVPPKMHLLEDHVISWLRQWHFGLGFHGEQGGESVHAHLNTLRRDVRGLHEEVDILQSVIRTHWVMTSPAHAPPAAFSK; via the exons ATGGATGAACATAAGAGTTTTCTGAAAAGGTTATGTAGACTGTGTGGGGGGCGGTGCTTGTCATCATTGGACACGAAGGCTGGGAAATGTGCTAAGAGTTGTGCCAAATACAGAGACAAAATTCTTAGCACATTTCAGGTTGACGTCTCCCATGATGAAGAAAGCACTCACCCCCCTCACATGTGCCATTCTTGTTATACTTGTCTGTTTCTTTTGCCTAGGAAAGCTGCCCCCGCCTGGCCACCCCACCCAAGAACAGGTGTCTGCACTGTTTGCACAAATTCTGTCCACCAACATCTCACAGCTGGTCGAAAAAAGAAGCAGAAACGCACAGGGGTTGGCAGGCCTAGGATTACCCCCGCATATGTAGAGCACTTTAGCAGTCTCCCCCCCTCACCCACAGTCTCCAGGGATAAGATTTCCAATTTTGAGCCATTGTCAAGTACAGCCTTGATAGAATGTAAAATTTGCACCCAGTTACTTGACAATGCCCTGGAGACACCTTGCATGCATCTGTTTTGTTCCGGGTGCTTGACAGCACACTATAAATCTTTCAGAGAACCTAGCGCCCCATGTCCAGTCTGTCAAGTACCAGTGCACTTCGAGAGCATCACTGCCCCCCGAGGATATTTTGctgatttgttttttagtaCAGCTATGAAGTGCACAGCATGCAAGGTCCATGTAACTGTGGGTGAAATTTCAACCCATGTTTGTTCAGTTAACCCACCTACAGTTTCAATTGCAGATAAAATCGTTCAGCCATCCACAACTCAAAGTGAAGTCACCCAGATGTTGCTGCGTCCCCTGACTGCGCCGTTAACCCCTCAGATGGAGGCTCTCGGAGCACACATCTTGAAGACCAAGCTCGCCCAATCTGCAGACGGGTTAACCACACAGTACAGCACCGGTGGTCTG CCTCTCATGACACTTTGTGTCCCCACTCCTCGGAAAAGCAGCGAGGTTGCCTCCTCCAAAACCATCCGACGGCGCTCAGAGATTTTAGACAAGACCCGTAACCTTCTCAGCAAGGGTGCAACAAAGGAGCAGCACAAAGACGAACTCAAGCTATGCCACCTGCGAAAAGATCTGCAGGGCATGTTGCGGGACTTAAAGATCAACACCATCAGGATCCCCAACATGCAGCTCCTTGCTGCGAAGGCTCACCTGGGAGTCTCTTGGAAGCGCACCAGGAAATTGAAAAGATGGTTGAGGGAGTACAACATTCTCACCGAAGGAGAAAACGCCATGCGTCATCAACAACGAGACGTCGTGGCGGACAACATCATTGCTGAAAACCTCCCCTTTTCATTCCCTGACGACGTCAATGGAGGAGTTACCATCAAGCCAGCCCCCTGCGTAGCTGTGAAGTCCCTTGTCGCTAAAGTTAGACAGCAACTAGATGCCTACCAGAA GAACAACGAGCTAACTTGGCACGAGGGCAATATCCCACAGACCGAGGTTTGGGTCAAGATCGGAGGCGACAAGGGAGGCGGGACGTTCAAACAGATGTTCCAGATCGCCAACGTTGGACGTCCCAATGCCCTTAGACACACCGTAGTTGCTTGTGCTTTCGCAGCAGGTGATACCAGCAACAACCTCAAGATTGGTCTCCTGCGCTTCTGTCAACAAGTTGCTGAGCTGCAGTCCTGCACTTGGAAGAGCCACAACATCAGACTCTTCATGTTCGGGGACTATGAGTATCTCTGCCGAGTGTATGGAATCACCGGGGCTTCAG GGCGACACTGCTGTctttattgtgacatcacaaaagaGGACATGCGCCAGCCCCGGGAGGAACGGACACCATCCAGGCAGAGGACTCTACAGACCCTGGACGACGACCTCCGCAGATTCAACGATGATGGCAGTAATCTCTCCAAGGCCAAACTCTTCAACAACGTGATCAGAGAGCCAATGTTTAGGATCCCGCTGACACAG GTTTGCCCCCCCGGACTTCACATCAGTCTGGGGTTATACCTCAAGCATTTTAATAGCTTTGAAGGGGCATGTCATGACCTTGACATGCAAGTGGCGGCTGTGTTAGCGTTGCAAGATGAACATCGCACCGAGGAAGACAATCCAGCACTTGGCTCCTGCTTCAAGAGTGTCGTCTCCGTGTTGAAGAGGGCCCGGCAACTAGATCTGCAGGCAGAGGCCTTGGATGAGGAATTCCGTCAGAAAGAAGAAGACCTTGCGGACACCATCATGTCATCTGTGGAGGGAAGTGCAGATCTTCAAGCTTACATCACTGAAACAACTGCACTGcgaaagcaacaacaacatctg ttGGCGGAGGCAAAGGATCTTCGAGAAAAGGCAGCACTTAAGCCAGGTCAAGGTCCTCTAGCTGGGCAACTTGACATCGTTCTCCAGGATTTCCGGGTGCAGCGACAAGCCTACCATGGGAAGAGTTTTGTTGGCAATCATGTCCACAAATGTTGCAAG gaagaaaacatcaaactcCTAACCGACGCAGTAGTCAACAAAACCCGAGATCTTTGTCCTTCCCTGGTGGGTGAAGCAAGAACAGTCGCTGCAAAGTATGCCAAACTCTTCCAGCTGTTTGGCACTTGTCACCGGACGTTTAACACTTCATCGGTCCTGGATGGCCCAGCTGTAGATGCATTAAGCCAGGACATTAAGAACTACCTGGCTTACTTTCGAGCCACTTTTCCATCTGAGAGTGTGCCGCCGAAGATGCATCTACTAGAGGACCATGTCATCTCCTGGCTGCGGCAGTGGCACTTCGGTCTTGGCTTCCACGGCGAGCAAGGAGGGGAGTCGGTCCACGCCCATCTCAACACCCTCCGGCGTGACGTCCGAGGACTGCATGAAGAAGTGGACATTCTGCAGTCTGTCATCCGGACTCACTGGGTCATGACCAGCCCTGCCCATGCACCACCTGctgccttttcaaaataa